TGGAAAACGGCCATGCCAGTATTCTGACACAATATTGCAAGAAAAGCGAGTTTGCGTCAGAAAGCTGGGCTAAGAAGTTTGGATGTTAAATTTGAAGAATAAAACAATATTCTACCTAGGCATAGGTTTGATTGTCTTGGGATCATGGTTAATCTTTTCATCTGGAGCAGATTTTAGTAAACTTCCACTATTAGACATAAGCGCAAAAATGAAAGACATGGAGTTAACAGTTACTGATGTAAGTCCAGAAATTCAAGCAAAGGTCATCTCAGGTTTCTCATTAGCAATAATTGGTTTATTGTTAGTCAAAATCGGCATGTAGCATCTTTTCATTTCGATTATAATGCATGATCAAGTTAATTTATCAGGATGTCATTCTACAAACCTAGATGTTAGGTCGCAAAAAGGAAGAGCCTGAGTTAGCATTTGACATGGATGCCTTTGACTCTAGCGAGCAAGACGAGATAAACCGAGTCAAGACATTTTTGGAAGCCGCAGAGATAATCAAGGCAGTTGCACGACAAAGCAAGTTCATGCCGGGCGGACAACTAATCACACCACGAACCATATTTGCAACAAATCGACGACTAATCATCAGAGATCCAAACACGTTAGGATTAAGAGCAGATCTGAATTCTATACCATATAGTCAGATTAACAATATAAAACTCGAAAAAGGTGCCTTCACTTCGGAAATTCGAATAAAATCTGGTCAATTTGAAAACGATGATCAGGGGTATATTCCTGCAATACCAAAGAAAAAAGCAGCAAAGATTCTTGGAATCATAAATGAATACATCCGTGAAG
Above is a window of Candidatus Nitrosotenuis cloacae DNA encoding:
- a CDS encoding PH domain-containing protein encodes the protein MLGRKKEEPELAFDMDAFDSSEQDEINRVKTFLEAAEIIKAVARQSKFMPGGQLITPRTIFATNRRLIIRDPNTLGLRADLNSIPYSQINNIKLEKGAFTSEIRIKSGQFENDDQGYIPAIPKKKAAKILGIINEYIREAQNYHNAPRIVEKNDDDPLTILKKRLAKGEITKAEYEDLKSALE